A region from the Pseudomonas sp. KU26590 genome encodes:
- a CDS encoding PAAR domain-containing protein, whose protein sequence is MKGIIRIGDTTTGGGIVKTGSEAMIFEGIGAARVGDIVLCPLPGHGTTRIAQGNSGYSEDGVPIAFHGDLCECGCALITSLPEATAG, encoded by the coding sequence ATGAAAGGCATCATCCGCATCGGCGACACCACCACCGGCGGCGGCATCGTCAAAACCGGCTCGGAAGCAATGATCTTCGAAGGCATTGGCGCAGCGCGCGTAGGCGACATCGTGCTTTGCCCGCTGCCAGGCCATGGCACCACCCGCATTGCCCAGGGCAACTCAGGCTACAGCGAAGACGGCGTGCCGATCGCGTTTCACGGCGACCTCTGTGAGTGTGGCTGCGCATTAATCACCTCGTTGCCGGAAGCCACCGCCGGCTGA
- a CDS encoding alpha/beta fold hydrolase gives MTTLTLKDGTDFFYKDWGTGQPIVFSHGWPLDGDAWDAQMLFLGQHGYRVIAHDRRGHGRSGQTWDGNDMDTYADDLAQLFEALDLKDAIMIGHSTGGGEVARYIGRHGTARVAKAVLIGAVPPLMLKTDANPEGLPIDVFDGIRAGFTADRPQFFKDLAVPFFGFNRDGVKTSQGAIDTFWSIGMLGSVKGEFDCIKAFSETDFTEDLKKIDVPTLILHGDDDQIVPIVASGYKSHELVKGSTLHVVKGGAHGMCTVQAEEINAILLGFIKG, from the coding sequence ATGACCACCCTGACCCTCAAAGACGGTACCGACTTCTTCTACAAAGACTGGGGCACCGGCCAACCGATCGTCTTCTCCCATGGCTGGCCCCTCGACGGCGACGCATGGGATGCGCAAATGCTCTTCCTCGGCCAGCACGGCTACCGCGTGATCGCCCACGACCGCCGTGGCCACGGGCGTTCCGGCCAGACTTGGGACGGCAACGACATGGACACCTACGCCGACGACCTCGCCCAACTGTTCGAAGCCCTCGACCTTAAAGACGCCATCATGATCGGCCACTCCACCGGCGGTGGCGAAGTCGCCCGCTACATTGGCCGCCACGGCACCGCCCGCGTCGCCAAAGCCGTCCTCATCGGCGCCGTGCCACCGCTCATGCTCAAAACCGACGCCAACCCCGAAGGCCTGCCTATCGACGTGTTCGATGGCATCCGCGCCGGCTTCACCGCCGACCGCCCGCAATTCTTCAAGGACCTGGCCGTGCCGTTCTTCGGCTTCAACCGCGACGGCGTGAAAACCTCCCAGGGCGCCATCGACACGTTCTGGTCCATTGGCATGCTCGGCAGCGTCAAAGGTGAGTTCGATTGCATCAAGGCGTTCTCGGAAACCGACTTCACCGAAGACCTGAAAAAGATCGACGTGCCGACCCTGATCCTGCACGGCGATGACGACCAGATCGTCCCGATCGTCGCGTCCGGCTACAAGAGTCACGAGTTGGTGAAAGGCTCGACGCTGCACGTGGTCAAGGGCGGCGCCCATGGCATGTGCACGGTTCAAGCGGAAGAGATCAACGCGATCCTGCTGGGCTTCATCAAGGGCTGA
- the tssF gene encoding type VI secretion system baseplate subunit TssF, with protein MSKDNPTLAYFDAEMRYLREAAKEYAAAFPDRAAALNLDRPGAQDPAVEQLFQGFAFLMGRLREKLDDDLPELTEGLVGLVRPQYLRMIPSLSIVEFSPDIHEMKTCETLPKGFEVRSRPVGPQGTRCRYTTTQDLTLRALSLDAVEVGQEADGRSVIRLRFSRGKLMQWDTMDLRQLPFYLNASAPVASALHQALTLNARKVYVRKGDAEREQIKGGFGPRGFGPNDRLWPQGDERISGCPLLLEYFSFPEKFMFVTLHGLEQVKFEANTKAFELEVVLDQPWPRGFALSAEHVRLHAVPVINLFALEADPLALDPLQTDYRVRPVQVEDADTEIYSVDSVIAGKRAARHEYVPFTHFHHRGGMLRDDAPERYFHTRLKRAPDGSHDTWLVLGGDGFEQDRSNPAHRLTLQLTGSNGQLPRMALAETVLDQPAKSSRRTLTVRNLCAPTMPCYAPDQDRFHWRVLSHLGSSFLPLLDSAEVLRNTLALYDWTDNERNRRRLQSIIQVRHHLTQRFEGGFLLRGVDIEVTLEAGNFAGEGDICLFGELLSRFFAQYADIHLFNQLTLILQPQDKHLRWSENHSQRVPG; from the coding sequence ATGAGCAAGGACAACCCGACGCTGGCGTACTTCGACGCCGAGATGCGCTACTTGCGCGAAGCGGCTAAAGAATACGCCGCCGCATTTCCCGACCGCGCCGCCGCGTTGAATCTGGACAGACCCGGGGCGCAGGACCCCGCGGTCGAGCAGCTGTTCCAGGGCTTTGCGTTTCTGATGGGGCGACTGCGGGAAAAGCTCGACGACGACCTGCCGGAGTTGACCGAAGGTTTGGTCGGGCTGGTACGGCCGCAGTATCTGCGCATGATTCCGTCGCTGTCGATCGTTGAGTTCTCGCCTGACATCCATGAGATGAAGACCTGCGAGACCCTCCCCAAAGGCTTCGAGGTGCGCTCGCGACCGGTCGGCCCACAGGGGACTCGCTGCCGTTACACCACCACTCAGGACCTGACGCTGCGTGCGCTGTCCCTCGATGCCGTGGAGGTTGGACAGGAGGCCGATGGCCGCTCGGTGATCAGGCTGCGTTTCTCCCGGGGCAAGCTAATGCAATGGGACACGATGGACCTGCGCCAACTGCCGTTTTACCTGAACGCCAGCGCCCCCGTCGCCAGCGCGCTGCATCAGGCGCTGACACTCAATGCCCGCAAGGTCTATGTGCGCAAGGGCGACGCTGAACGCGAGCAGATCAAGGGAGGTTTCGGTCCCAGGGGCTTTGGTCCTAACGACCGTCTCTGGCCTCAGGGCGATGAGCGTATCAGCGGCTGCCCGCTATTGCTGGAGTACTTCAGCTTTCCCGAGAAATTCATGTTCGTCACGCTCCATGGGCTGGAGCAGGTGAAGTTCGAGGCCAACACCAAGGCGTTCGAGCTCGAGGTGGTCCTCGATCAACCCTGGCCCCGCGGGTTTGCGCTCAGTGCAGAGCACGTCCGTCTTCACGCCGTGCCGGTCATTAACCTGTTTGCCCTGGAGGCGGATCCTCTGGCCCTCGACCCCTTACAGACCGATTACCGGGTGCGGCCGGTGCAGGTGGAGGATGCCGACACGGAAATCTATTCCGTGGACAGCGTTATCGCGGGCAAGCGTGCTGCGCGGCATGAGTATGTGCCCTTCACCCATTTTCACCACAGGGGCGGAATGCTGCGTGACGACGCTCCGGAGCGCTATTTCCATACCCGGCTCAAACGCGCGCCGGATGGGTCCCACGACACATGGCTGGTTCTCGGGGGAGACGGTTTCGAGCAGGACCGCTCGAACCCGGCACACCGCCTGACGCTGCAGTTGACGGGCAGCAACGGTCAGTTGCCGCGGATGGCGTTGGCGGAGACGGTGCTTGACCAACCTGCGAAGTCGAGTCGGCGGACATTGACGGTGCGCAACCTGTGCGCGCCGACAATGCCCTGTTACGCGCCCGATCAAGACCGCTTTCATTGGCGTGTGCTCAGTCACCTGGGCTCGAGCTTTCTGCCGCTGCTGGACAGTGCCGAGGTCTTGCGCAATACGCTGGCGCTTTACGACTGGACCGACAACGAGCGGAACCGGCGCCGGTTGCAGTCGATCATCCAGGTTCGCCATCACCTGACCCAACGCTTTGAGGGCGGTTTTCTGCTGCGGGGTGTGGACATCGAAGTCACGCTGGAGGCGGGCAATTTTGCCGGGGAAGGGGACATCTGCCTGTTTGGTGAACTGCTCAGCCGTTTCTTTGCACAGTACGCCGACATTCACCTGTTCAACCAACTGACGCTAATCCTGCAACCGCAGGATAAACATTTGCGGTGGAGTGAAAATCACAGCCAGCGAGTGCCTGGATGA